A stretch of the Teredinibacter haidensis genome encodes the following:
- a CDS encoding lipoprotein-releasing ABC transporter permease subunit: MKMPFPFFIGLRYTGTRRRSQLVSFLSGISITGLVVGVALLVVVLSVMNGFDRELRERILGLVPQAAIKYRSGLDDWQYVIDTVKGDDRVVAAAPFVQLDGLVSYKRKTEPVLLYGIEPSLEPSVSQIEKYIQSETLERLSATESTVLLGAAIAEKIGATLGDKLMVVVPGSDSHHSSAKIEYFELIGIIHSKTELDNTLALTGIKQAATLAGMPGKVTGVRLKLQDLFSAPSVVYQSLIKLGVGYTGTNWTRTQGNLYHAIHMSKNLVGLLMSLIVGIAAFNVVSTLVMVVVDKQGEIAILRTLGASTKSILSIFIVQGSFIGLLGTTLGIAIGCILALLVEDFVQLLETLFHVQFLKSDVYPLTYLPSEIRAGDLLHIASTALFLSFLATLYPAWKASRVQPADALRYE; encoded by the coding sequence ATGAAAATGCCGTTTCCATTTTTTATTGGATTGCGTTACACCGGTACACGGCGACGAAGTCAGCTGGTATCTTTTTTATCCGGTATTTCCATTACGGGGCTAGTGGTTGGGGTGGCGTTGCTGGTGGTGGTGTTATCGGTGATGAACGGCTTCGATAGGGAATTGCGAGAGCGTATTCTTGGCCTTGTCCCTCAGGCCGCAATAAAGTACCGCAGTGGTTTGGACGACTGGCAATATGTGATTGATACGGTAAAAGGGGATGACCGCGTTGTTGCAGCCGCGCCCTTTGTTCAGCTCGATGGGTTGGTCAGTTACAAACGTAAAACAGAGCCTGTGTTGCTTTACGGCATTGAACCCTCCCTGGAACCCTCCGTTTCTCAAATTGAAAAGTATATTCAAAGCGAGACATTGGAGCGTTTATCCGCTACAGAATCGACGGTGTTGCTGGGCGCGGCTATAGCCGAAAAAATTGGCGCGACGTTGGGCGACAAGTTGATGGTGGTTGTACCGGGAAGTGACAGTCATCATTCCTCCGCGAAAATTGAATATTTCGAGTTAATTGGCATTATCCATTCTAAAACGGAGCTGGATAACACACTGGCGTTAACCGGAATAAAGCAGGCCGCAACGCTGGCTGGTATGCCAGGGAAAGTCACTGGCGTTCGTCTCAAGCTGCAGGATTTATTCAGTGCGCCCAGTGTGGTTTACCAGAGTCTGATTAAGTTGGGCGTCGGCTATACCGGTACGAACTGGACCCGCACTCAAGGAAATTTGTATCACGCGATTCATATGTCGAAAAATTTGGTGGGGCTTTTAATGTCGCTGATTGTAGGCATTGCGGCGTTTAACGTGGTTTCGACATTGGTGATGGTTGTTGTCGATAAGCAGGGAGAAATTGCGATCCTGCGTACGCTCGGTGCGTCAACTAAATCTATTTTGTCTATTTTTATTGTGCAGGGAAGTTTTATCGGTTTGCTGGGAACAACATTGGGAATTGCGATTGGTTGTATACTCGCTTTGCTTGTGGAAGATTTTGTTCAGCTGTTAGAGACGCTGTTTCACGTGCAGTTTTTAAAATCTGATGTTTATCCACTAACCTATTTACCCTCCGAAATACGGGCGGGAGATCTTCTTCATATTGCGTCTACCGCACTGTTTTTAAGTTTTTTGGCGACACTGTACCCCGCTTGGAAGGCAAGTCGAGTTCAGCCAGCGGACGCTTTGCGCTACGAGTAA
- a CDS encoding lipoprotein-releasing ABC transporter permease subunit: MFTSLSQSIPLYIGLRYINAKRRNGFIAFVSLFALVGMALGVFALIVVLSVMNGFDRELKERILRVVPHGFLTTSAPLVDWAALYSSIQQAPGLQAAAPFIEGKGLLSFGSTVKPIQLQGIDPAYEKNISAVGEHMILGELEYLQPGEYHIVMGALMARYMGLSIGDKVSITLPEVSVTPAGIFPRSKRFTLVGVFEVGAQVDQFLTLIHIRDAQKLFRRGKAVDGLHLKFDDIYRAPSAMNQLQQNIGEGVTAKDWSQTQGSLFQAVKMEKTVVGLMLSIIIAVAAFNIITSLVMMVAEKRSDIAVLRTLGMSRWGIVQIFMVQGIAIGFIGILVGAFAGIVTAIWLPQIMGFIESHTGMQVFDPSVYFVAYLPSEWKLSDTLMVCGLSTFIAILATIYPAYRASKIEPAEALRYDI; encoded by the coding sequence ATGTTCACTTCCTTATCTCAATCGATACCCCTTTATATTGGTTTGCGCTATATCAACGCCAAACGCCGAAACGGTTTTATTGCTTTTGTGAGCCTGTTTGCGCTCGTGGGAATGGCGCTGGGTGTGTTTGCGCTGATTGTCGTGCTTTCCGTGATGAATGGTTTTGATCGCGAGTTGAAAGAACGTATTTTGCGCGTCGTACCGCATGGTTTTTTAACCACTTCAGCACCGCTGGTGGATTGGGCGGCATTGTATTCGAGTATCCAGCAAGCCCCGGGCTTGCAAGCGGCTGCGCCATTTATCGAAGGCAAAGGTCTGCTGAGTTTTGGCTCTACGGTAAAACCTATCCAGTTGCAGGGTATCGATCCCGCATACGAAAAAAATATCTCTGCCGTCGGCGAACACATGATCCTGGGCGAGCTGGAGTATTTACAGCCTGGTGAATACCATATTGTTATGGGCGCTTTAATGGCTCGTTATATGGGGCTGTCTATCGGCGATAAGGTTTCGATAACCTTGCCGGAAGTGTCAGTGACGCCCGCCGGTATTTTTCCTCGCAGCAAGCGTTTTACCCTTGTGGGTGTCTTTGAAGTAGGGGCGCAGGTCGATCAGTTTCTAACGCTTATTCATATACGTGATGCACAAAAATTGTTTCGCAGAGGAAAGGCTGTTGATGGTCTTCATTTAAAATTTGATGATATTTATCGCGCGCCCTCGGCTATGAATCAGTTGCAGCAGAATATAGGTGAGGGGGTAACCGCGAAGGATTGGAGCCAGACTCAGGGCAGCTTATTTCAGGCTGTAAAAATGGAAAAAACGGTGGTTGGATTAATGCTCAGCATCATTATCGCCGTCGCCGCGTTTAATATTATTACCAGCTTGGTCATGATGGTTGCAGAAAAGCGCAGTGATATCGCGGTTCTGCGTACATTAGGTATGTCGCGCTGGGGTATTGTTCAAATATTTATGGTTCAGGGAATTGCGATTGGTTTTATCGGCATATTGGTAGGTGCTTTCGCCGGTATTGTCACTGCCATATGGCTGCCGCAAATTATGGGGTTTATCGAAAGCCATACGGGCATGCAGGTGTTTGATCCCAGTGTTTACTTCGTTGCCTATTTACCGTCCGAGTGGAAACTGAGTGATACCTTAATGGTCTGTGGTCTTTCGACGTTTATCGCCATTCTTGCCACTATTTACCCTGCTTACCGCGCCTCTAAAATCGAGCCCGCGGAAGCGCTTCGTTACGATATCTAA
- a CDS encoding ABC transporter ATP-binding protein gives MNELVLSCRNVAKNYSQGPQIVEVLKNVELSVKSGEHVAIIGASGSGKSTLLNVLGGLDKPDTGNVEILGKPFSGLNDNQRGKVRNQSLGFVYQFHHLLPEFSAQENIAMPLLIAGVDKKQALAEAEKLLRLVGLEKRMEHKPSELSGGERQRVAIARSLANQPACVLMDEPTGNLDSKNGRAIQLLMQQLSQELATSFVVVTHDEHFAKTMDVIYLLDEGELNAV, from the coding sequence ATGAATGAACTCGTTTTAAGTTGCCGTAATGTGGCAAAAAACTACAGTCAGGGGCCTCAGATCGTCGAGGTACTTAAAAACGTTGAACTGAGCGTAAAGAGTGGTGAGCATGTCGCAATAATTGGTGCGTCCGGTAGTGGTAAAAGCACCTTGCTGAACGTGTTAGGCGGATTAGATAAGCCCGATACTGGAAATGTGGAAATTCTAGGAAAACCATTCTCGGGTTTAAACGATAATCAGCGGGGAAAAGTTCGGAATCAATCGTTGGGCTTTGTGTATCAATTTCACCATTTATTGCCAGAGTTTAGTGCGCAGGAAAATATCGCCATGCCGCTGTTAATTGCCGGTGTCGATAAAAAGCAGGCTTTGGCGGAAGCAGAGAAGCTGCTCAGGCTGGTAGGGCTGGAAAAGCGAATGGAACACAAACCCTCGGAGCTTTCCGGCGGTGAGCGCCAGCGCGTCGCTATCGCGCGTTCGCTGGCAAATCAGCCCGCCTGTGTACTTATGGATGAACCTACGGGCAATCTCGATTCCAAAAATGGGCGTGCGATTCAATTACTAATGCAGCAGTTAAGTCAGGAGTTGGCAACGAGTTTTGTTGTGGTGACCCACGATGAACATTTTGCTAAGACGATGGATGTGATTTATTTGCTGGACGAGGGTGAGCTAAACGCCGTATGA
- a CDS encoding MotA/TolQ/ExbB proton channel family protein, whose product MFEIIASGGWLMLPIILCSIAVIAISIERYWTLDPSKIAPRHQLGEVWKWIQQNKLDSEKLRDLRRSSQLGRILAAGLSNSRHGREVMKDSIEEAASQVVHDMERYLGALGTIAAIAPLLGLLGTVIGMIKVFTALNLEGAGNASVLAGGISEALLTTAAGLCVAIPAMMAHRFYVRRVDTLVVTMEQEAIKLVDALHSDRRVDVKVA is encoded by the coding sequence GTGTTTGAAATAATTGCCTCCGGCGGCTGGTTGATGCTGCCGATTATTCTTTGCTCAATTGCGGTAATTGCTATCAGTATTGAACGCTACTGGACATTAGATCCGTCCAAAATAGCGCCTCGCCACCAACTGGGTGAAGTGTGGAAGTGGATTCAGCAAAACAAGCTGGATAGTGAAAAGTTGCGTGATCTTCGTCGTTCATCACAGTTGGGCCGCATTCTGGCTGCTGGCTTGAGCAACTCCCGCCATGGTCGCGAAGTAATGAAAGACAGTATCGAGGAAGCCGCTAGCCAAGTGGTCCACGATATGGAACGCTATCTGGGAGCGCTCGGCACCATTGCCGCGATTGCTCCGTTGCTCGGATTGCTGGGAACTGTCATCGGTATGATCAAGGTGTTTACTGCCTTAAATCTGGAGGGTGCGGGTAATGCGTCTGTTTTGGCTGGCGGTATATCCGAGGCTTTGCTTACCACGGCTGCGGGTTTGTGTGTTGCTATTCCCGCGATGATGGCGCACCGGTTTTATGTCCGGCGCGTGGATACCTTGGTCGTTACTATGGAGCAAGAAGCGATAAAGCTAGTTGATGCACTCCATAGTGATCGTCGTGTTGATGTTAAGGTAGCCTAG
- a CDS encoding DNA internalization-related competence protein ComEC/Rec2 — protein sequence METQQFFAVRSVQRYLSLFFASVAACLPVLCTSTYEQLSQSVFWLLSLVCTFILLFAILPKVRSWLLVLVVIGSSFLLNGVRILNAIDSQLSVAAEGQDIELVVLIDSLPQIRKSEPGRESVSFYARVESVTEGNLQAEALLGRKLRLSWYQPKSDQALAPSQRWRFTVRLKRPRGMVNPNGFDYQAWLLAQGIVASGYIRDREALTYLGDSGLWSFNRLRYRLSRQLFPDNVTGSASSALLKALLVGDKSDISTAQWRVLQNTGTVHLMAISGLHIGLLAGIGFFIGKLLAHIISLRRLQGVRWLPSFCSVAMAAAYAGMAGFAIPTQRALVMVLVFNLAYALGRRVNYWFVWLAAVFTVVLLDPFAALSAGFWLSFAAVAVLVYVFGWRRNTEGSLLGLVKAQLWMLLGLLLPLSFTGLPVSLAAPLANLLAVPYVSFLIVPLLLLAVVLSPLHLGTAQMFISWASQLFDWLWVGLDAASSLGWSWYLTPMSNSLSLLAALVALLLLLSPRALHLRLAGLALLLLLVYPKSHIKQGLRLSVLDVQEGLAVVLETPKATAVYDTGARYGEDFDMGGRVIAPYLRTRGIRNLDMVVVSHGDNDHAGGYQSLATSFGIQKVLAGEPARLEGHSVPCLQGQRWSLGEVEVEVLWPLAEALDSKGNNQSCVLLLHINDSKVLLMGDVEKSVEARLLADDRLPEKVDVLLVPHHGSRTSSSEAFIERVKPVYAVLSLGYKNRYHHPHQQVLDRYDGAGAHILRTDIHGAVVFTWNSDGQLLVRPQRSVSAKPWF from the coding sequence ATGGAAACTCAGCAATTTTTCGCCGTTCGTTCTGTTCAACGCTATCTATCTCTGTTTTTCGCCTCTGTAGCAGCCTGCCTTCCTGTATTGTGTACATCGACCTACGAACAATTATCCCAGTCTGTATTTTGGTTGCTGTCGCTAGTTTGCACGTTCATTTTATTGTTTGCGATTTTACCAAAAGTGAGAAGCTGGTTGTTGGTTCTGGTCGTGATCGGGTCGAGTTTTTTGCTAAATGGCGTTCGTATACTCAATGCTATCGATAGTCAGTTATCTGTGGCAGCAGAAGGACAGGATATAGAACTGGTCGTACTGATCGATAGCTTGCCGCAAATACGGAAATCCGAACCCGGGCGCGAAAGCGTTAGTTTTTATGCTCGGGTTGAATCGGTTACTGAAGGCAACCTGCAGGCGGAAGCGCTTCTTGGCCGTAAGCTTCGCTTGAGTTGGTATCAACCCAAGTCCGACCAAGCCCTTGCACCGAGTCAGCGGTGGCGGTTTACCGTCCGCTTGAAGCGTCCGAGGGGTATGGTGAACCCGAATGGCTTCGATTATCAAGCATGGCTATTGGCGCAGGGGATCGTTGCCAGCGGTTATATCCGTGATCGCGAAGCGCTTACCTATCTTGGAGACAGTGGTTTGTGGAGTTTTAACCGACTGCGCTACAGGCTTTCCCGCCAATTGTTTCCGGACAATGTCACGGGAAGTGCCTCTTCCGCGTTACTCAAGGCCTTACTTGTTGGGGATAAATCAGACATTAGCACTGCGCAATGGCGAGTCTTGCAAAATACGGGAACGGTTCACCTGATGGCCATTTCCGGTTTGCATATTGGATTGCTGGCGGGAATTGGTTTTTTTATTGGCAAACTGCTTGCTCATATCATCAGTCTGAGGCGTTTGCAGGGGGTAAGGTGGTTGCCTTCCTTTTGTTCCGTAGCGATGGCTGCTGCTTATGCCGGTATGGCGGGCTTTGCTATCCCAACACAGCGGGCTCTGGTGATGGTTTTGGTGTTTAATCTGGCCTACGCGCTTGGGAGGCGGGTGAATTACTGGTTTGTCTGGCTGGCCGCCGTATTTACTGTGGTACTGCTCGACCCATTCGCCGCACTCTCGGCGGGTTTTTGGTTGAGTTTTGCCGCCGTTGCGGTATTGGTTTACGTCTTTGGATGGCGGCGCAACACCGAGGGTAGCTTACTTGGGTTGGTAAAAGCTCAGTTGTGGATGTTGCTGGGTTTGCTGTTGCCGTTATCCTTTACCGGCTTGCCCGTCAGCCTAGCGGCACCACTGGCCAATTTATTGGCGGTTCCCTATGTTTCATTCCTCATTGTTCCTTTATTGCTCTTGGCGGTGGTGCTATCTCCGCTGCACTTAGGCACCGCCCAGATGTTTATCTCCTGGGCTAGCCAGCTATTTGATTGGCTGTGGGTCGGCCTGGATGCGGCTTCATCATTGGGGTGGAGCTGGTACCTGACGCCCATGAGTAATTCTCTCAGTTTGTTAGCGGCGCTGGTTGCCCTGTTGCTTCTACTCTCCCCAAGAGCGCTGCATTTACGTTTGGCGGGTCTTGCCCTGTTACTGCTTCTGGTATATCCCAAGTCTCACATTAAGCAAGGCTTACGACTAAGTGTTTTGGATGTGCAGGAGGGCCTTGCGGTGGTGTTGGAAACGCCGAAAGCGACGGCAGTTTATGATACCGGCGCCCGATACGGTGAGGATTTTGATATGGGTGGCAGGGTTATTGCGCCCTACCTGCGAACTCGAGGTATTCGCAACCTGGATATGGTGGTTGTTAGCCATGGTGATAACGACCACGCTGGTGGATATCAGTCCCTGGCCACGAGTTTTGGTATCCAGAAAGTACTTGCCGGGGAGCCTGCGCGACTGGAAGGACACTCCGTTCCCTGTCTGCAGGGGCAGCGATGGTCATTGGGTGAGGTCGAGGTAGAAGTGTTATGGCCCTTAGCAGAAGCCCTTGATAGTAAGGGAAATAATCAAAGTTGTGTCCTGTTATTGCATATTAACGATTCAAAAGTACTTCTGATGGGTGATGTTGAAAAGTCGGTGGAGGCTCGATTGTTGGCAGACGATCGTCTGCCCGAAAAGGTTGACGTACTACTGGTTCCGCACCATGGCAGTCGCACCTCTTCATCTGAAGCGTTTATCGAGAGGGTGAAACCGGTCTATGCCGTTTTGAGTCTGGGCTACAAAAATCGCTACCACCACCCCCACCAACAGGTTCTGGATCGTTATGATGGTGCGGGTGCTCACATCTTGCGTACGGATATTCACGGTGCGGTTGTTTTCACATGGAATTCTGATGGGCAATTGCTTGTCCGGCCACAACGGAGTGTTTCGGCCAAGCCCTGGTTTTAG
- a CDS encoding DUF4870 domain-containing protein: protein MASGNQRNEIAMLGHLSAFASFILPFGGVLGPLFVYLWKRNESDFVRAHASESFNFQLSLLIFSFIYIAVCIAFVVIAGLELSVLAIVAMAMMFLLVTVVDIVCIVIGSIRASKGEYYRYPLGFRFVS, encoded by the coding sequence ATGGCATCAGGCAATCAAAGAAATGAGATAGCGATGCTTGGTCATTTATCCGCTTTTGCCAGTTTTATTTTGCCCTTTGGCGGGGTGCTTGGCCCATTGTTTGTTTATCTGTGGAAGCGTAATGAGTCTGATTTTGTTCGTGCTCACGCCAGCGAATCGTTTAATTTCCAGCTTTCGCTTTTAATTTTTAGTTTTATCTATATCGCTGTGTGTATTGCTTTTGTTGTAATCGCAGGATTAGAACTTTCGGTTCTTGCTATTGTGGCGATGGCAATGATGTTCTTGCTAGTGACGGTTGTTGATATTGTTTGTATTGTTATAGGCAGTATTCGGGCGTCTAAGGGGGAGTATTATCGTTATCCTTTGGGGTTTCGGTTTGTTTCTTAA
- a CDS encoding PilZ domain-containing protein, with product MNDNKVASKEKERRDFFRVSHDVIFDYKVVDAFTAENDAPEIEFEDSVSLTLMNELRRLDQDSVQTLRILTEKNRLLGDYLQTLSSKIDLLARHMLFSQNQKADQRPRTRINLSEEGIAFIAERALYKGNFLALRMIFLPNYAPVVVFAKVIRCEPKENNYQVAAKFHRLADKDRQELSKQILKTQVSQKKATSTKQ from the coding sequence ATGAACGACAACAAAGTAGCTAGCAAGGAAAAGGAAAGGCGCGATTTTTTTCGCGTTTCTCACGATGTGATTTTCGATTACAAAGTGGTCGATGCCTTTACCGCCGAAAACGACGCCCCCGAAATCGAGTTTGAAGACAGTGTCTCGCTCACACTAATGAACGAGCTACGTCGCCTCGACCAGGACAGTGTTCAAACCCTGCGCATTCTCACAGAAAAGAATCGGCTATTAGGCGATTATTTGCAAACATTGAGTTCGAAAATCGATCTATTAGCTCGGCATATGCTCTTCTCTCAGAATCAGAAAGCCGACCAAAGGCCTCGAACACGCATTAACTTAAGCGAGGAAGGCATAGCTTTTATCGCAGAAAGAGCACTATACAAAGGGAATTTTCTTGCTCTGCGAATGATTTTTTTACCAAATTACGCTCCCGTGGTAGTCTTCGCAAAAGTAATTCGCTGCGAGCCTAAAGAAAACAATTACCAAGTTGCAGCCAAATTTCACCGCCTTGCCGATAAAGACCGCCAGGAGCTTTCCAAGCAAATACTTAAAACTCAGGTTAGTCAGAAAAAGGCCACCTCAACGAAGCAATAA
- a CDS encoding ExbD/TolR family protein encodes MQFKRQVKAEEQVNLTPLIDVVFLLLIFFMVSTTFTKETHLKIDLPEAAGALQVSKVDQIEVVIDAQGGFSVNGRALVNKQLSTLQAAIQEVSGDDTSIPFIITGDANTPYQNAISVMALAGKMGYTNLSLTAQEPEEGEAGALAPD; translated from the coding sequence ATGCAATTTAAACGACAGGTCAAAGCAGAGGAACAGGTCAACTTAACACCGTTAATTGATGTGGTTTTTCTTCTACTTATTTTCTTTATGGTTTCCACAACCTTTACCAAGGAAACCCATTTGAAAATCGATTTACCCGAAGCCGCAGGAGCATTACAGGTCTCGAAGGTGGATCAGATTGAGGTGGTGATTGATGCGCAGGGTGGGTTTTCCGTTAATGGCCGCGCCCTGGTTAACAAGCAGCTTTCAACGCTGCAGGCGGCCATTCAGGAAGTCAGTGGGGACGATACCAGTATTCCCTTTATTATTACTGGGGATGCTAACACCCCTTATCAAAACGCAATTTCTGTCATGGCCCTCGCCGGGAAAATGGGTTATACCAACCTGAGTCTGACAGCACAGGAGCCGGAAGAGGGTGAGGCTGGAGCCCTGGCGCCGGATTAA
- a CDS encoding DUF2062 domain-containing protein: MPRKLFKRFSPDPATIRNAPALKFLGAMIHEPNLFHLNRHSVSVAFFVGLFVAFLPTLGQIPIAAAGALLFRCNLPIAVALVWISNPITFPVIYFATYKLGARLLQLQPHQFHIEMSWQWFASEFLIIWEPLVLGSIIASVFFGCLGYITIQWSWRWHVIQRWQLRKKRKES; encoded by the coding sequence ATGCCTCGAAAGCTGTTTAAACGCTTTAGCCCGGACCCGGCCACTATCCGCAATGCACCCGCGTTAAAGTTTCTTGGCGCCATGATCCACGAGCCCAATCTCTTTCACCTCAACCGCCACTCCGTATCAGTCGCTTTTTTTGTGGGGCTCTTCGTCGCTTTCCTTCCAACATTGGGGCAGATACCGATTGCCGCCGCCGGCGCCCTGCTGTTTCGCTGCAACCTTCCCATCGCAGTCGCGCTGGTGTGGATCAGCAACCCCATTACCTTCCCTGTGATCTATTTCGCCACCTACAAACTGGGGGCGAGGCTGTTACAATTACAACCTCATCAATTTCATATCGAAATGTCGTGGCAGTGGTTCGCTTCAGAATTTCTGATTATATGGGAGCCACTAGTCTTGGGTAGCATTATCGCCAGCGTGTTCTTTGGCTGCCTTGGGTATATCACCATTCAGTGGAGCTGGCGCTGGCACGTTATTCAACGCTGGCAACTACGTAAAAAACGAAAGGAATCCTAG